The Pseudodesulfovibrio sp. S3 nucleotide sequence GTTCCTCCATCATGCCGGGAAAGGTCAACCCCGTCATCCCGGAAATGGTCAACCAGGTAGCCTTCGACATCATCGGCAAGGACATGACCATCACCATGGCTTCGGAAGCGGGCCAGCTGCAACTCAACGTCATGGAGCCGATCATAGCCCACAGCCTGTTCCAGGGGATCGAACACCTCGCCCGGGCCTGCTTCATACTGCGCAAACGCTGCATCGACGGAATCACTGCCAACCGCGAACATTGCCGGAAGCTCGTGGAAAACAGCGTGGGCATCATCACGGCCCTCAACCCCATCATCGGATACGAAAATTCCGCATCCGTGGCCAAGGAGGCACTGGAAACCGGCGGCTCCGTCTACGACCTGATCATTAAACGCAAACTCATGGACAAGGAAAAGCTGGACCGGATTCTCTCCGCTGAAAACATGATGCACCCCCGTTTCTTCCAACAATAGCCACCCAAGCACCTACAGGAGTCTTCATATGTTTTGGATAGAACTGCTGGTTGTTCTTGCAGCCATTTTCATAGGCGCCCGTCTCGGCGGTGTCGGCTTGGGCGTCATGGGCGGAGTGGGCCTCGCCATTCTTACCTTTGTTTTTGGCGTGCATCCCACGGCTCCCCCCATCGACGTCATGCTCATGATCACGGCCGTCGTTACGGCGGCCGGGACGTTACAGGCCGCCGGAGGTTTGGACTTTCTCGTCGAAATCGCGGCGCATATTCTAAAAAGGAACCCCAGTCACATTACGTACCTGGGCCCGATCGTGACCTACGTCTTCACCTTCTTCGCCGGAACCGGCCATGTGGCCTACTCCGTGTTGCCCGTCATCGCCGAAGTGGCGAGAAGCACGGGGATACGTCCCGAACGTCCACTGTCCATTTCGGTCATCGCCTCGCAGCAAGCCATCACGGCCAGCCCCATTTCCGCCGCCACCGTGGCTCTGTTGGGTCTCACGGCGACCGCCGGGGTGGAGCTAAGCGACATCCTCATGATCTGTGTACCCGCGACCTTCGTGGCCTGCATGGTGGGGGCCTTCTTCGTCAATCGCATGGGCAAGGAACTTGCCACCGACCCAGAGTATCTCAAGCGACTGGGGACCCCTGAGCTGGAAGAAGCCCTGCTCAAAGCGCAAAGCGGTGAAGAACAAGTCCTGCCCAAAGCCTCCAGAAATGCCAGATACTCCGTCGGCCTCTTCCTGCTGGGCACCATCACCATCGTCCTGCTGGGCTCTTTCCCCGGAATGCGCCCGACCTGGACCACCGGCGACGGTGCCGTCATGCGCCTTGCCATGTCGAATGCCATTGAAATCGTCATGTTGACGGTTTCCGGTCTGATTCTGTTGATCAGTCGCGTCAAGGTTCAGAAGGTCGCAACCGGAAGCGTCTTCATGGCGGGCATGCAGGCCGTCATCGCCATCTTCGGCATAGCCTGGCTCGGCGACAGCTTCTTCAGCGGCAACATGGACATGCTGGGCGGCAACATCCGGACCATGGTCACATCGCAGCCGTGGACCTTTGCCATCGCCCTGTTCATCTTGTCCATCCTGCTGTTCAGCCAAGCCGCGACGGTCCGAGCGCTCATGCCGCTCGGCATCGCCCTGGGTATCCCCACGCCGCTTCTCCTGGCCATGTTCCCGGCGGTCAACGGATACTTCTTCATCCCGAACTACCCGACCGTGGTGGCCGCCATCAACTTCGACCAGACGGGCACAACGCATATCGGAAAGTATGTTCTCAACCACAGCTTCATGTTGCCGGGGCTCATCGCGACAAGCGGGGCCGTTGCCATCGGCTTCGTATTGGCCGGGGTCCTGTTGTAGCTCTCTCCTCCCTCATATGCCCGTTCCGGTAACAGACCTCCGCCGGAACGGGCACACCGAGGCGATGTCTCTCACGTTATAATTCACCAAGGAGTATTCATGCATACCGAAAGGGCTCTCCGCGTTGTCGTGCCCAACCAATACGCCGCGCTGCTGGACTGGACCCAGATGCTGACCGGCGCGATTCTGATTCTATTCATGTGGGGCCATATGTTGATGGTCGCAAGCGTCAACCTGGGCGTCGACGCCTTTGACTGGATTGCGAAGCTGCTCGAAGCCTTCCTGCTGACCCAGGTATTCGGGCCGGTCATCGGCCTGTTGTTCCTGATTCATTTTGCCGTCGCGCTCCGCAAGATTCCGGTCCGCTCCTTCGAACAGATCTCCATCTGGCGCCAGGCCACAATGCTCCGCCACAAGGACACCTGGCTCTGGTTGGTGCAGGCTGGCAGCGCAATGCTCATCCTCATTATGGGGTCCGCCCATATGTGGGTCGTGCTGGGCGACCTGCCCATCACCGCAGCCAAAAGCGCTGCCCGGGTGGGCGGTCTCTGGCTGCCCTTCTACCTCCTCCTGCTGCCGCTGGCGGAGCTGCACGTCGGCATAGGCCTCTACCGAATCGGCGTGAAATGGGGCTTCATTTCGCGCAGGAATCGCACGTTCTGCCACCGGACAGAGGTCATCGTTACCGCCGGGTTCATACTCATCGGCCTGACCACTCTCGTCCAATTTTGTATTCTCAACCTTCAACATTTATGAGTTCATCCATGCAGGAAGTTATTACGACAGACATGCTTTGCATCGGTGCGGGGCTGGCCGGAGAACGCGTCGCCATCGAAACCGCAAAAGCCGGATTCAATACCATCTGCCTCAGCTTGGTGCCTGCCAGACGATCCCACTCTGCCGCGGCGCAGGGCGGCATGCAGGCAGCCCTGGGTAACTGCGCCATGGGGGAAGGGGACAATCCGGATGTCCATTTCGCCGATACGGTCAAAGGCTCTGACTGGGGCTGCGACCAGGAAGTTGCAAGACTCTTTTGCGAAACGGCCCCCATCGCCATCCGCCAATTGGCCCACTGGGGCGTTCCCTGGAACCGCGTGGAGCCGGGGGAAGACGGATATTTCCAGGGCGGTAAAAAATACTCCAAGACCGAAAAGTCGGAAAACGCCGGTCTGATCACCGCGAGGAACTTCGGCGGAACCGCCAAGTGGCGCACATGTTACACCTCGGACGGCACCGGCCACACCATGCTGTTCACCATGGATAACAAGGCGACACAGGCCGGAATCGATATTCACGACCGTTGCGAGGCCGTTGCCCTGCTGCATGACGGCACGCGTTGCTTCGGCGCCGTCGCACGCTGCATGCGCACGGGGCGCCTGCGGATATACTATGCAAAGGCCGTCCTGATCGCGTCCGGAGGGTTCGGCCGCATCTACCGGGAATCCACCAACGCCGTCATCTGCACCGGAGGCGGCCAGGCCATCTGCCTGGACACGGGCATCGTGCAGCTCGGCAACATGGAGGCGATCCAGTTCCACCCCACGGGAGTGGTCCCCGGAAATATCCTGGTCACGGAAGGTTGCCGGGGTGACGGCGGCGTTCTCCTCGACGTCGACAAGAAACGGTTCATGCACATCTATGAACCGGCCAAGGCGGAACTCGCATCCCGCGACGTTGTGTCCCGACGCATGACCGAACACATCCGGGCGGGGAAAGGCGTGCCATCCCCATACGGTGAACACCTCTGGCTGGACATAGGCCATCTGGGCGCCAAACACATCAACACCCGCCTGCGCGAAGTGGAAGAGATTTGCACGAACTTCCTGGGCGTGGATCCCATTACCCAGCTCATCCCGGTTCGCCCGACCCAGCACTACTCCATGGGCGGCGTGCGCACGGACAAGCACGGCAAGGCCTACGGGCTGAAAGGACTGTTCGCCGCTGGCGAAGCGGCCTGCTGGGACATGCACGGCTTCAACCGTCTCGGCGGGAACTCCCTTGCAGAAACCGTGGTGGCCGGAATGATCGTGGGGCAAAGCTGCGTTCGTTTCCTCAAGGGTGAAAGCGCGTGTTTCGATACCGGAATCGCCAACGAGCAATGCAGGAATGTGCAACAGCGCATCCACACGCTGGTTGCCGGCAACGGCCGGGAAAAGGCTTTCTCCCTTCGCAATGAAATGCAGGATGTGATGATGGAGGGTGTCGGAATCTTCCGCAACGAACTGGGATTGAGCAATGCGTACACCCGGCTTGAAGAACTGCACGCCCGCGCCGCCAGCCTGAAGCTCGCCTCCAACGGCTGCGGCGCCAACGCCGAACTGTCCCTGGCGTTGCAGCTTCGCGGCTTGATTCGCCTTGCCCTCTGCGTCACGAAAGGCGCCCTGGAACGCACGGAAAGCCGGGGCTCACACGCCAGGGAAGACTATCCGGAAAGAAACGATCGCGACTGGCTCGTGCGGACCCTGAGCCGCTGGGATGTGGACAATGACCACCCTTGTCTCGATTACGAGCCCGCGTCCCGGGTCTGGGAAATCCCGCCGGGCGACAGGGGGTACGGAGGAGGAACAGTCATCAGCACAGACTCAACAAATAAAAAGGAAGCGTCGGAATGAACAGGAACCTGTACTTCAACATCCTCCGCTACGATCCAGAACAACCCGACATCGAACCTTACATGCAATCATATTTGCTGAAAGAGACCGAGCGAATGACCCTGTTCATCGCCCTGAACCGGTTACGTGAGGAACAGGATGCCTCACTCAAATTCGACTTCTGCTGCCGAGCGGGCATCTGCGGGGCATGCGCCATGGTCATCAACGGACGGCCGGGCCTGGCCTGCCACACGCAGACCAAGGATCTACCGGCCATCATTAATCTTTTACCCCTCCCGTTCTTCAAGCTCATCGGAGACCTATCAGTGGATACGGGCATCTGGTTCAGGGAAATGAACCGGCAGGTTGAGTCATGGATTCATACCAAGGAGGTATTCGATCCCCAAGCCTCTGAACAACGGATGGACAATTCAACGGCGGAACAAATCTACGAACTCGAACGGTGCATCGAATGCGGCTGTTGTCTGGCGGCATGCGGAACGGCGCGCATGCGCGAGGATTTTCTGGGAGCCGCCGGACTCAATCGCATAGGGCGCTTTCTGCTGGATCCACGGGATCAACGGAATGAACAGGATTTCTTCCAATTGATTGGCAGTGATCGGGGCATATTCGGCTGCATGGGCCTGCTGGCCTGTGAAGACGTCTGCCCCAAGCACCTGCCGCTTCAAGATCAACTTGGATTTATCCGCAGAAAGATGGGGTTGCGCGCCCTTCACAATCTCTTCAAACGCTGATTCGGCAACACGCCCATGGGGCCTTACCGGTTCCATGGGCGTGTTCGCACCACAACCTTCTGAAAGATGAAGCAAAAACAGGAAAAAACGTATCGCATGATTTTTTCATTAATCCACACCAATGTAATAGGAGGTATTACATGAGGAACTGGGTCAAAATTCTAATTGGACTGGTTGCCGGAGTCGCTTTTGGAGCGATCTTCCCTCTCTTCACCCCTTACGTCGCTCCACTGGGGACATTGTTCATCAAGGCGATCAAGCTATTGATCGTACCGCTCATTTTTTCTTCCCTGGTCACCGGCATCACCAGCATGCAAGATATCGGCACGCTGGGCAGAATCAGCCTAAAGACGGTTATCATATACATGGCCACTACCGTCTGCGCCATTTCGATAGGCCTTCTGTCCGGGATCATACTGCACCCCGGAACAGGCATGAACCTCATTGCCTCCGAAACGAATACAACGGTGGCAGCAGTCCCGTCCATCGCCGATACCCTGCTTGGGCTTATCCCCTCCAATCCGTTCAAGGCCATGGTCGAAGGCAACATCCTACAGGTTATCATCTTCACCGTATTGCTGGGCATTGCCATCAATCTGACCGGCAAGAAAGCCGCCCCGGTTCGGAAATTCTGCGAATCCATGGCCGAAACAATGTATTCAATGACGGCAATCGTCATCGCTTTTGCACCGGTAGGCATCTTTGCTCTGATGGCCAACGTGGTTTCCCAATACGGACTGAGCGCCCTGTTGCCGCTGCTGAAGGTTCTCTTGGCAGTACTGGCGGGCAGTGTCATCCACATCATCCTCGTATATGGGGGAAGTGTCGCGCTCTTGGCGAGGACCAATCCGGTCATTTTCTTCAAGGGCATCATGGAAGCTTTGCTGGTGGGTTTTTCCACTACCAGCAGTTCAGGAACCCTGCCGGTCACGACCCAATGCATGGAGGACAACCTCGGCGTATCCAAATCGATTACATCGTTCGTCCTTCCCTTGGGGGCCACTATCAACATGGACGGAACGGCCATCTACCAGGGTGTCTGTGCGATTTTCATCGCTCAAGCATACAACATCGATCTCACCGTAGGCAATTATCTTACAATCATCTTCACGGCCACACTCGCCTCCATCGGCACGGCAGGCGTTCCCGGAGCTGGACTCATAATGCTTTCCATGATCCTGACCGCCATCGGGCTTCCTCTGGAGGGAATCGCGCTGATAGCCAGCATAGACAGGCTGCTGGATATGGTGCGCACAACCGTCAACGTCTGCGGTGACGCCATGGCCACCCTCCTCGTCGCTAAAAGCGAAAACGAAGTGGGAGAGGAGAGAGAAATGGAATCACCTTGTTGTACCACTAAACAACGTTTTTAAAACAGACAGTTTTACGGGTCAGGTTCATCCTCTCCCCCACCATCATCATGTCCATTTGCCTGTTCCACAAAAAAAGGCTTAGAAGGAAAACCTTCTAAGCCTTTATAATCATTGTTTGAGCTGGAGTAATCAAACCCACGACCTCCTGGAAGTGCAAAGTCCCCCTTCTTAGGTTTTTGCAAGAGTTGTAAATTTATCCCTGCGTGGGGGGGCATCGTCTCCACGCTCTCTTTCTGCCAGTGATTTATATCCAAATCCTTTGAATAAGTTGTTGTAGCGCTCTTCCACCATATTTACCCGATCAAGCGCGGCTTTCCGTTCTGTCGCAAGCAGGAGAAGCAAGGTCTGATCTGACATCGTTTCCAATTCGCAACGAAGATAGGTCTTGAACATTTCCCCGCTACCTTCAAAGGTTTTGGGGTATTTCTCCAACAACTCGACCATCCAGTTGGTTTCGATGTCGACAATGTCGCCGATATGGCGGGACTCGTTGATCGGTGGGATGCGATTCTCCATGCGTGCATATTTTTCAGTCATCAAATTGCGGCCTGACTTCTGGGCATTCGTGAGATCGGATAAATATGACTCCAGCACAGGCATTGGGAGTACAGAATGATGCATCGTTCGCATGGTTTTGAACGTGTTGAGGTGGTCCTGACACGGAGAATGGACTGTGGAGTTCACATGTCGAAACATTTCCAACTCTATGTCCACTATTTGATTTATTCTTTCTTGATTACGAACAGGAATGGTCATGCCTGTTTCCTCCGAAAGTGTTTATACGCGCTGTTAACCATAGAAATGCAGACATTGCCCTCTTTCGCCTAGAAGGGAGTGTCCCATCCGACAAAGCAAAAGAGTCCTTTTTCTTCGGCTATTGATTTGAGATGCTGCATCTGTTCATCCGAGGGCGAGGTCTGCTCGGCCAGAGCGTAGGTACGTCCTAATTGCCGATACTTGGATTCGCCAAGCCGGTGAAATGGCAGCAGGTTCACTGCGTCCAGTCCGATGCTGCGAATGAAGTCGGCGGTTTCGGCAATATTGGATGCGGAGTCATTTCTGCCGGGAATGATGGGAATCCTGGGGATGATGACTCCGTTCCAGTCGGAGCGGACAAGCTTCTCGATATTGCTGAGAATGAGCTCATTGCCTACACCGGTCAATTTGCGATGCGCGGCTGAGTCCATGTGCTTGATATCCGTAAAAATCCAGTCCACATAGCTCGTGGCTTTCAAGTAGAAATCCGTTGAAATGCAGGACGTGGTCTCTATACAGGTGTGTATGAAACGCTTTTTACATTCTTTGAGCAGCGGCAGAATGAATTTTTTCTGAAACAGCGGTTCACCCCCACTGAAGGTGACGCCTCCCTTTGAGCCCCAGAATTGGCGATCCCGTTGGAAAATCCTGATGAGATCATCAACGGAATACTGCTTGCTGTTGATTGTGAGTGCTTCATGGTAGCATGTTTCTATACATTTGAGGCTCGTACAGAAGTCGCAGATTTCGCGGTTGAAGTGGAGTTTGTCATTTTCGATGGAGACTGCATTTTCAGGGCATGTGTCCACACAGTGGCCACAACATTGGCAACGGGTCTCCCGGTACATCATGACCCGTTTTCTATGCAGTCCCTCGGGATTGCTGCACCAGATGCAACTGAGCGGACATCCGTTCAGGAACACGGTGGTTCTGGTACCGGGTCCGTCGTGAACAGAGTGTCCCTGCACGTCGAAAACGAGGCCCGTCAATGTCTCGGAAGTGTCCCCTACAGATATTTCGTCAATTGCTTTGTACATTTTACGCTACGCTCTGTTGTGTGACGAATGCTTGTAATTCCCTTTAATTGGCGCCGTTCTGGTCACGACAGAACGGCGCCGGGGGGGCAGCTCTCATGGAGGTATTGAGAGTTAAACTGTGGAAACCTTTGCTTTGGCCCGGGCCAGGACTTCCGTGGAAAGGGGCAAGCTGGAAGCGATGATCCCGGAGACAAGGAACGCACACATGGCAAAGATGATGGAGTAGGTGTAACTCCCTGACATATCCTTCAGGTATCCGCCAATAAGTGGGCCGATGAACGGGCCGATACCCATGACGATGAGGGTGGCGAGGCCCCATATCTTGCCCAGGGTGGCTCGACCATAGACAGCACCAGTGTATCCTACGACGCCGCCGGGAACGATTGCCCAGTATATGGCAAAGATGAAGCAGGCGATGAGGCCCAGGATAGTGCTGGCAGAGGTCTGCATGAGCAGCAGTCCGCAGGCGGCCACACCGGTCAAGGGACCGAATATGAGCATGCGTTTGCGGCCTTGCGACTCACATTTGGAAGCCTGGACGACCTTGTCGGCCACAATACCCATGATGGGCATGGAGAAAATGCCGACCACACCGATAGCGACATAAAGATTGGTGGCCTTGGACAGGCTCATGCCGAGATCGGAGTTCCAGTAACTGACCACTTGAGTCCAGACCAGGAACTCAGCAAGCATGCTGGTCAGGAATGTGAGGATTGCCCCCCAGATGGGGAAGGTGGAAAAGGCTTCCTTGATACCCCACACGTATTCTTTGGTCGCGCTTGCTCCGGGCGTTTCACCGAAGGGCTCCATCCCATAATCTTCAGGATTCTTCTTTGCCAGTAACGCGGCCACGATCAGACAACCAAGAGTGAGCACTCCAAGGAGCTGCATGGCGCCACGCCAAGCATCGCCTTCTGCTCCGACCAAGCTCTGCTTGACGAACAGGCTCATGACAACCTGCGACATGGGGGCTCCGGCAAACGCTATGCCGAACATTTTGGCATAACTTTTCCCTACAAACCACTTGCGGACGGAGATGGTGGAGGACACCCACAGCATACCGGTTGCCGCGCCTGCCAGTATGCCGTAGGCAGCGTAGTATGCGTAGAGGCTGTGCACCATGCTGGTGACATAGAACCCGGCCGCACCGAGAATGGCACCCATGAAGTATACTGGTTTTGTGCCCCATTTATCCAAAATCATACCGCAGCCGAAGGCGGCAAGGGCGTAGACCATCATCATGAAGGAGTAGCCCAGGGTCACTTCGGTCTGGGACCACCCCATGTCGGCACTCATGGGAACCTTCAGGATCGAGAAGGTTGCGCGATAGCCGAAGAGGCAAAACAGGGCCAGCCAGGACGCGGCAATGACTGACCATCCGTAATATTTTTTACTGTAACTCATTATTATCCACCTTGAAGTTGAACTGCGACAAAGGGCCGTGAAGGCTTATGGCGGATGTCGGACCCGCCATAAGCAGGCCGGGGAAGGATTTCCCCGGCCTCGGAGGAGTCGGTTAGGCCTCCTTGAACATGTCGCAGGTAACTGCTGTCATGTCGCCATAGGCCATAAACTTGCCTTCCTGCATGCTGGCTTCACAGATGCCCATGTTGTCTTCGGATTCCGAGTAGTTTTGACAAAACTTGCACTTGGGCAGACGGGTATAGCTCTCAGGAGCTTTGGAGTCTCCCTTGACCATTTCGCCAGTCAGGCGATCCAGCCCCTTGTCTGCATCCACAGGGACGAATTCACGGGTGTCGCGGTATTCGAGTTTCATTTTTAGATTCCTTCGTATTCGGTTCTTGCGATGAGTTCGTCCTGCACGGCTTTGCCGATTTCGACCCAGTACTGGGTGAAGCCTGCCACGCGGACCATGAGATCGCGGTAGTTATTGGGATTTTGCTGTGCGTCGCGCAGCATTTTGGAATCGACCACGTTGTATTGAACGTGGAAGCCGCCCTTGCGCATGTATGCACGGGTCAGATCAACCAGCTTGCGGGAGCCTTCGGGGCCCTTGATGGCGCTGGGGTGAATCTTGATGTTGAGCTGTGAGTTCTGCGACTGTGCGTGGTCCCAACAGGTGGCGGAACTCATCAGGGCAAACGGACCGTTACGATCGGTGCCAGGGTATGCAGACAGGGATGCGTCGGCAAAGGTGGTTCCGGCCAGACGGCCGTCAGCAGAGGCAAGGGTGGCAGAGCCCATGGCTCCGTGCGTGGAGACCGAGATCTGGCAGGGATACATGGGATGACCGTACAGGGACTCGTAGTTGGAGCAATCCGGGCAGAAGAAGGATTCCCATTCCTGCAGAATGCTATCAGCTGCCGGGTCGTCGTTGCCGTACTTGGGAGCCTGCAGGCACATGAAGTGCAGCTTGTCCCACTTGCCTGTGTCGTCTTCTTTTTTCTGCTGGTCGGCAATGGAGAAGGAATCGACTTCATGAGCAGTTTTGAAACCGAAGTTGTTGGCGATGGCCTTGGAGAGTTCTTCCAGGGTGACGGACTTGTCTTCAAAGACCAGCTTCTTGATTGCAGCCAGGGAGTTGACGCAGGTGATAGTACCGGTGGACTCCACGTTGTAGGTGGCGTTGTAACGGTAACCGAGTTCGTCGATGAGGTGGCCGGTGTCGAGGCAGTCGGGCTTGAGCATGGACTGGAAGACAGCCATGTTGTTCTTGCGCCAGATGTCGTGCTGCAGGTTGTTGGTCAGGGCCAGCACGTCGCAGGCTTCCTGCCAGTACAGCTTGAACTGGTCCCATATGACATCGTATGAATCCAGCTTG carries:
- a CDS encoding anaerobic C4-dicarboxylate transporter, with the protein product MFWIELLVVLAAIFIGARLGGVGLGVMGGVGLAILTFVFGVHPTAPPIDVMLMITAVVTAAGTLQAAGGLDFLVEIAAHILKRNPSHITYLGPIVTYVFTFFAGTGHVAYSVLPVIAEVARSTGIRPERPLSISVIASQQAITASPISAATVALLGLTATAGVELSDILMICVPATFVACMVGAFFVNRMGKELATDPEYLKRLGTPELEEALLKAQSGEEQVLPKASRNARYSVGLFLLGTITIVLLGSFPGMRPTWTTGDGAVMRLAMSNAIEIVMLTVSGLILLISRVKVQKVATGSVFMAGMQAVIAIFGIAWLGDSFFSGNMDMLGGNIRTMVTSQPWTFAIALFILSILLFSQAATVRALMPLGIALGIPTPLLLAMFPAVNGYFFIPNYPTVVAAINFDQTGTTHIGKYVLNHSFMLPGLIATSGAVAIGFVLAGVLL
- a CDS encoding succinate dehydrogenase/fumarate reductase cytochrome b subunit, which codes for MHTERALRVVVPNQYAALLDWTQMLTGAILILFMWGHMLMVASVNLGVDAFDWIAKLLEAFLLTQVFGPVIGLLFLIHFAVALRKIPVRSFEQISIWRQATMLRHKDTWLWLVQAGSAMLILIMGSAHMWVVLGDLPITAAKSAARVGGLWLPFYLLLLPLAELHVGIGLYRIGVKWGFISRRNRTFCHRTEVIVTAGFILIGLTTLVQFCILNLQHL
- a CDS encoding fumarate reductase flavoprotein subunit; protein product: MQEVITTDMLCIGAGLAGERVAIETAKAGFNTICLSLVPARRSHSAAAQGGMQAALGNCAMGEGDNPDVHFADTVKGSDWGCDQEVARLFCETAPIAIRQLAHWGVPWNRVEPGEDGYFQGGKKYSKTEKSENAGLITARNFGGTAKWRTCYTSDGTGHTMLFTMDNKATQAGIDIHDRCEAVALLHDGTRCFGAVARCMRTGRLRIYYAKAVLIASGGFGRIYRESTNAVICTGGGQAICLDTGIVQLGNMEAIQFHPTGVVPGNILVTEGCRGDGGVLLDVDKKRFMHIYEPAKAELASRDVVSRRMTEHIRAGKGVPSPYGEHLWLDIGHLGAKHINTRLREVEEICTNFLGVDPITQLIPVRPTQHYSMGGVRTDKHGKAYGLKGLFAAGEAACWDMHGFNRLGGNSLAETVVAGMIVGQSCVRFLKGESACFDTGIANEQCRNVQQRIHTLVAGNGREKAFSLRNEMQDVMMEGVGIFRNELGLSNAYTRLEELHARAASLKLASNGCGANAELSLALQLRGLIRLALCVTKGALERTESRGSHAREDYPERNDRDWLVRTLSRWDVDNDHPCLDYEPASRVWEIPPGDRGYGGGTVISTDSTNKKEASE
- a CDS encoding fumarate reductase iron-sulfur subunit, which gives rise to MNRNLYFNILRYDPEQPDIEPYMQSYLLKETERMTLFIALNRLREEQDASLKFDFCCRAGICGACAMVINGRPGLACHTQTKDLPAIINLLPLPFFKLIGDLSVDTGIWFREMNRQVESWIHTKEVFDPQASEQRMDNSTAEQIYELERCIECGCCLAACGTARMREDFLGAAGLNRIGRFLLDPRDQRNEQDFFQLIGSDRGIFGCMGLLACEDVCPKHLPLQDQLGFIRRKMGLRALHNLFKR
- a CDS encoding dicarboxylate/amino acid:cation symporter, with product MRNWVKILIGLVAGVAFGAIFPLFTPYVAPLGTLFIKAIKLLIVPLIFSSLVTGITSMQDIGTLGRISLKTVIIYMATTVCAISIGLLSGIILHPGTGMNLIASETNTTVAAVPSIADTLLGLIPSNPFKAMVEGNILQVIIFTVLLGIAINLTGKKAAPVRKFCESMAETMYSMTAIVIAFAPVGIFALMANVVSQYGLSALLPLLKVLLAVLAGSVIHIILVYGGSVALLARTNPVIFFKGIMEALLVGFSTTSSSGTLPVTTQCMEDNLGVSKSITSFVLPLGATINMDGTAIYQGVCAIFIAQAYNIDLTVGNYLTIIFTATLASIGTAGVPGAGLIMLSMILTAIGLPLEGIALIASIDRLLDMVRTTVNVCGDAMATLLVAKSENEVGEEREMESPCCTTKQRF
- a CDS encoding DUF4125 family protein, translated to MTIPVRNQERINQIVDIELEMFRHVNSTVHSPCQDHLNTFKTMRTMHHSVLPMPVLESYLSDLTNAQKSGRNLMTEKYARMENRIPPINESRHIGDIVDIETNWMVELLEKYPKTFEGSGEMFKTYLRCELETMSDQTLLLLLATERKAALDRVNMVEERYNNLFKGFGYKSLAERERGDDAPPRRDKFTTLAKT
- a CDS encoding glycyl-radical enzyme activating protein; translated protein: MYKAIDEISVGDTSETLTGLVFDVQGHSVHDGPGTRTTVFLNGCPLSCIWCSNPEGLHRKRVMMYRETRCQCCGHCVDTCPENAVSIENDKLHFNREICDFCTSLKCIETCYHEALTINSKQYSVDDLIRIFQRDRQFWGSKGGVTFSGGEPLFQKKFILPLLKECKKRFIHTCIETTSCISTDFYLKATSYVDWIFTDIKHMDSAAHRKLTGVGNELILSNIEKLVRSDWNGVIIPRIPIIPGRNDSASNIAETADFIRSIGLDAVNLLPFHRLGESKYRQLGRTYALAEQTSPSDEQMQHLKSIAEEKGLFCFVGWDTPF
- a CDS encoding MFS transporter gives rise to the protein MSYSKKYYGWSVIAASWLALFCLFGYRATFSILKVPMSADMGWSQTEVTLGYSFMMMVYALAAFGCGMILDKWGTKPVYFMGAILGAAGFYVTSMVHSLYAYYAAYGILAGAATGMLWVSSTISVRKWFVGKSYAKMFGIAFAGAPMSQVVMSLFVKQSLVGAEGDAWRGAMQLLGVLTLGCLIVAALLAKKNPEDYGMEPFGETPGASATKEYVWGIKEAFSTFPIWGAILTFLTSMLAEFLVWTQVVSYWNSDLGMSLSKATNLYVAIGVVGIFSMPIMGIVADKVVQASKCESQGRKRMLIFGPLTGVAACGLLLMQTSASTILGLIACFIFAIYWAIVPGGVVGYTGAVYGRATLGKIWGLATLIVMGIGPFIGPLIGGYLKDMSGSYTYSIIFAMCAFLVSGIIASSLPLSTEVLARAKAKVSTV
- the hpdC gene encoding 4-hydroxyphenylacetate decarboxylase small subunit encodes the protein MKLEYRDTREFVPVDADKGLDRLTGEMVKGDSKAPESYTRLPKCKFCQNYSESEDNMGICEASMQEGKFMAYGDMTAVTCDMFKEA